Proteins encoded together in one bacterium window:
- a CDS encoding tetratricopeptide repeat protein has translation MKKLFYFIIILNLFFYTGCAKRKLNDVQKQPEALNLSPDVYSYYMMGTMYDGQGLYKEAAKEFENAVILSPGSAFLHNSLGHAYLKQGLYDESIKEFSTAISLDSTFASPYVFLGSIYGYKNLTNEAINSFKKAIELEPGNIGTRQLLAQFYAKNNLLQEALTEYNEISKINPNTELIHFYLANIYMELKNYKEAIKEYKSAIDANPNYLLSRYGLVDAYRKTDDFDSAIKELKEILAIAPRNIMVNKILGEIYMQRKEEKEAHNYFLTVLEKNPHDIDALYFLALIAKKNEKYEESISYFEKILRFHPNFLEAYIQLAFLYDKTNQNSKTVQILENSNRLHPNNPDILFYLALSYSRAEQNEKAVTAISDAIKINPNNAEFYYHLGVLSDKIGNFDEAVKAFYKTIELNPKKGDAYNYLGYLYADRGIKLEESISLVSKALEIEPENGYFIDSLGWAYFRLNRLNDALNEITRALKYVKDDPIVYDHLGDILFKKEDFGGAEKAWEKSISIKKDPKVQEKLDKLKELLKNKK, from the coding sequence GTGAAAAAATTATTTTACTTTATCATAATATTAAATTTATTCTTTTACACGGGATGCGCCAAAAGAAAATTAAATGACGTGCAAAAGCAGCCGGAAGCCTTGAACCTGTCCCCGGACGTTTACTCTTATTATATGATGGGGACCATGTATGACGGGCAGGGATTATATAAAGAAGCGGCTAAAGAATTTGAGAACGCGGTAATTCTTTCTCCTGGTTCCGCGTTTCTCCATAATTCACTCGGCCACGCATACCTGAAGCAGGGCCTTTATGACGAATCAATCAAGGAGTTTTCAACGGCAATTTCACTGGATTCAACTTTCGCGTCTCCTTATGTTTTCCTGGGAAGCATATACGGTTATAAAAACCTGACTAATGAAGCGATTAATTCTTTTAAAAAAGCCATTGAGCTTGAACCCGGTAACATAGGGACCCGCCAATTACTGGCACAGTTTTATGCAAAGAACAATCTTTTACAAGAGGCGTTAACCGAATATAATGAAATATCAAAAATAAATCCCAATACCGAACTGATACATTTTTATTTGGCAAATATTTACATGGAACTGAAAAATTACAAAGAAGCCATAAAAGAATATAAGTCAGCTATAGATGCAAACCCAAATTATCTTCTTTCCCGTTACGGTTTAGTGGACGCTTATAGAAAAACGGATGATTTCGATTCCGCGATCAAAGAATTAAAAGAAATTCTCGCGATAGCGCCCAGGAACATCATGGTCAATAAAATACTGGGGGAAATTTATATGCAAAGAAAAGAGGAAAAAGAGGCGCATAATTATTTCCTTACTGTCCTTGAAAAAAACCCGCATGACATTGATGCTTTATACTTTCTCGCATTAATAGCTAAAAAAAATGAAAAATATGAGGAGTCAATTTCCTATTTTGAAAAAATACTGAGATTCCACCCAAATTTTTTAGAAGCCTATATACAACTTGCTTTTTTATATGACAAAACAAATCAAAACTCAAAAACCGTCCAAATCCTGGAAAATTCGAACCGGTTACACCCTAATAACCCGGATATTTTATTTTACCTGGCACTGAGCTACAGCCGCGCGGAACAGAACGAAAAGGCCGTAACCGCGATCTCTGATGCAATAAAAATAAATCCTAATAATGCCGAATTTTATTATCATTTAGGGGTCTTAAGCGACAAAATCGGAAATTTCGATGAAGCGGTAAAAGCCTTTTATAAAACCATCGAATTAAATCCAAAAAAGGGTGATGCTTACAACTACCTGGGTTATCTTTACGCCGACCGGGGCATAAAACTTGAAGAGTCAATATCACTGGTTTCCAAGGCGCTGGAAATAGAACCGGAAAACGGTTATTTTATTGATAGTTTAGGATGGGCTTATTTTCGCTTAAACAGGCTTAATGATGCTTTAAATGAAATCACAAGGGCTTTAAAATATGTTAAAGATGATCCAATAGTATATGACCATCTCGGCGATATACTTTTTAAAAAAGAAGACTTTGGAGGGGCTGAGAAGGCATGGGAAAAATCCATAAGTATTAAAAAAGACCCCAAGGTACAGGAAAAACTGGATAAACTAAAGGAACTGCTTAAAAATAAAAAGTAA
- a CDS encoding DJ-1/PfpI family protein: MKKYIISFFITLILLGFVSSETVKDLAGRKIVMIIAPSDFRDEEYQKPRELFEKKGLIVTVASSVLTVSKGMSGLEVKPDMLMEKINTSEFDGIVFIGGTGAREYWDNKTAHKIAKDSIKHKKVLGAICLAPVILARSGVLKNKRATCFGPVKDKIIESGAKYIGSLVEIDGNIITANGPLASETFAKDILEAILKNK; encoded by the coding sequence ATGAAAAAATATATTATATCTTTTTTTATTACTTTAATCCTCCTGGGTTTTGTCTCTTCTGAAACAGTAAAAGATTTAGCCGGCAGGAAAATTGTAATGATTATCGCCCCCTCGGATTTCAGGGATGAGGAATACCAGAAACCGAGAGAACTGTTTGAAAAAAAAGGTTTAATAGTTACAGTTGCTTCTTCCGTTTTAACTGTAAGTAAAGGCATGTCAGGCCTTGAAGTAAAACCGGACATGCTCATGGAAAAAATAAATACCAGTGAATTTGACGGTATTGTATTTATTGGCGGGACCGGGGCCCGGGAATACTGGGACAATAAAACAGCCCATAAAATCGCGAAGGATTCAATAAAACACAAAAAAGTATTGGGCGCTATATGTCTTGCCCCGGTAATCCTTGCCAGGTCCGGTGTTTTAAAAAATAAACGCGCAACTTGTTTTGGTCCGGTTAAAGATAAAATTATTGAATCCGGTGCTAAATACATTGGTTCACTGGTAGAAATCGACGGGAACATCATTACCGCAAACGGCCCGCTGGCTTCCGAAACATTCGCGAAAGACATACTCGAAGCAATATTAAAAAATAAATGA
- a CDS encoding PKD domain-containing protein: MKIKTRFIAFIIIFPFILTSPVLALPADINESNRVDGFDLILFSRVKGATPESPNWLQEADINNDKIIDEKDLSFFAVHFARKGVVSSLWVSDYNNNKIVRLSGKTGKELLRTGGFLNPYSMAVNPLDGSCWICDYGNNRIIKLDAGGRELLKITGFNKPQSIAYNWRDGSCWVGEYDKVAKLSSNGEVLFRASGFLNPASLDIDLLDGSCWIADYDHNQAVKLNANGLELVRKGGFNKPVSVSVNQGDGSCWIADKYNNQVVRLISTGTTELVRIGGFNRPNFISVNWQDESIWIADYENNQVARLDKNGAELARTSGFIHPVSVSADPFDYGCWVADYERNQVVKLSPNGKEVMRLAGFNRPKWVSLVPEEIKPDGPYVNVSANKNRIDTGEVVDLNVSGVDSNGYIQKYEIDFEGDGVFDTSLDTAGSISHVYESLGIYNAVVKGTDDSFLQKYDNEIIRIGKLVVKAAADTTSGNAPLKVNFSAVLFDPTDGRVENYQWDFDGDGIFDYLSTTSGAISYIYQNVKTYKATVKVTDTDGATAIDSVIVTVSGSAPKAKASANPGQGVIPLTVNLSASGTSDPDGFITLYQWDFNRDGIFDWNSVLSGDASWTYLEKGTYNPGLKVTDNSGLSDSSYCTVIVNQSPPKAQASANPASGNAPLNVNFNGTGSDIDGNIVKYEWDFGDGNTWNSDSSGITSYIYDSPGVYNAVFKATDNEGGYATASIVINVFPPGKPYASASASPDSGPVPLNVSFTGTGLDPDGQIVRYEWDFGDGNSLSLNTTGVANHTYDSLGNYTALFKITDNDGLYSTANILIKAQSKPVGFIQANTIQGNAPLEISFKYFGTDPDGTIKNYELDFEGDDTFDFFSTTAVNVSHIYQNGGAYNPVLKVTDNDGYFNTTSLNIACNRTFPVVKLTACPQKGNSPLPVVFRAEASDQDGFINLYEWDFNGDDVYDTSSAFDSLVYVYDSAGDYKSKVRVTDNDGGQAVSLTSIRVNPAGSPSAQIYVSPQAGNIPLEVYFGGTGTDLDGWITQYEFDFNGDGIYETAFNSLAVYDSVQNTYESPGIYEPRLRVTDNDGLTDMDVAKIFVSSASVWIAVSDPNSYNGQVIKLEADGKELKRLSGFKGPYTVSVNVTDGSCWIADCLNDQVVKVNSAGQELFRINVTRPSWRGTGISVNANGGSCWVAAELEHKIIKVSSDGQELFRIGGFYFPHAVSVNSSNGSSWVTDTYNSQIVQLSPDGVELKRISGFNRPKSVSVNPADGSCWISNTNSGQVVKLDSTGQELFRIGGFNIYLVDLVVNPEDGNCWVADTYNNRIVRFDANGKGILSVPGFIWPEAICPDVDGGYWVADSYTGEIVKISANGTTLFRKGGFWKPMSVAFDPGTTGSSLPLATALITPLSGDKPLPVNFGASAIDTTASIINYEWDFEGDGIFDFSAPTESEANTFHTYSSAGVYNPILRVTNSNGLPGYDYKNIVRIGPAKIDISQDKTGGPVPLDVSFSVSAFNPAGLISKYEWDFNGDGIYDWNSLTTGNINWAYSQSGIYQPVIKITDEYGTEFVKWASQVTVDLSGPVPVLNVSPTNGTRPLNVLFKMWGSYDYDGSITLYELDYNDDNVYDWNSKIPVEVGYIYNSAGTYFPTLKTMDNDGLFSTVKVTVTVNPVPLTVTAEASPVKGKPPLNVSFSGTANSDYPAALYEWDFDGDGVYDRVSDTSASADYTYNTSGNYNAVFKASDSGGRYATAYINISVLPSGNPEASASASRTSGDTPLKVDFAGIGTDSDGTIVLHEWDFDGNGSYDWNSGTTGIASWTYNNVGSYNAVFRITDNSGLTDTAKIFVFAGVTPKALPQAYPGTGFAPLNVTFTSNGSDEDGVIYNYEWDFDGNGTYDGYTILPDKISYTYKIPGTYQAKLRVTDNDNLKGEEFVTINVQAVSIPTVSAQASPAQGAVPLTVSFSGSASDSDGTIKRFEWDFDGNGLFDWISDSSAAVSYTYETVGIYSACLKGTDNDNNFNTSSVLINATSGPATEITAGANPSSGTAPLKIFFNVTAVDTASSIARYEWDFDGDGVFDWLSDTTGNTSSTYTLANDYTAMLRVTNSNNVSVLKSIPITVNMGITTTLSSEAFDPVLGETIAVNSILAQPAKITLRIVDRNQNPVKTIISNVSRDTGFYSDTWNGRDDSGNLVKTGIYFFVIDYEINGKTYSYNLTNTSGNYEVPLFSYPVSFSPYDGKICTLQYTLDKPAEITLYVFWAPSAYPQYKIKTICMREPQKSGTYIAVWDGTNSEGITAPPGSYVLSAVKWPLAKNAIIINGRPVISDIAMSTGYFSPGLNPEIEQDKKLIMQFRLSKQANIKVKILDGMQRIIVQKEFQGMNSGLNNINWTGRDENGFLCGSGKYTLGIRAIDAAGNESNWMYGAVEVFY, encoded by the coding sequence ATGAAAATAAAAACCCGATTTATTGCCTTTATCATTATTTTTCCCTTCATTTTAACCTCCCCTGTTTTGGCGTTACCCGCTGACATTAATGAATCCAACCGTGTCGATGGTTTTGATTTAATCCTTTTTTCCCGTGTCAAAGGTGCCACACCCGAAAGCCCCAATTGGCTTCAGGAAGCAGATATAAATAATGATAAAATTATAGATGAAAAAGATTTAAGTTTTTTTGCCGTTCATTTTGCCCGCAAGGGAGTAGTTTCAAGCCTGTGGGTATCCGATTACAACAATAATAAGATAGTCCGGCTTTCAGGGAAGACAGGAAAGGAGCTATTGCGGACAGGAGGTTTTTTAAATCCATATTCTATGGCGGTAAATCCTTTGGATGGCTCCTGCTGGATTTGTGATTACGGAAATAACAGGATTATAAAACTGGATGCCGGCGGACGTGAGTTATTAAAAATAACTGGATTTAACAAGCCCCAGAGTATAGCGTATAACTGGCGGGACGGTTCATGCTGGGTGGGAGAATATGATAAAGTCGCTAAACTGTCTTCTAACGGTGAGGTGTTGTTCAGGGCAAGCGGATTTTTAAATCCTGCTTCACTTGATATAGATTTGCTGGACGGTTCCTGCTGGATAGCTGATTATGACCATAACCAGGCAGTAAAATTGAATGCCAATGGATTGGAATTAGTCCGTAAAGGCGGATTTAATAAACCCGTTTCAGTTTCAGTGAACCAGGGAGACGGTTCCTGCTGGATAGCTGATAAATATAATAACCAGGTTGTCCGGCTGATAAGTACCGGGACCACGGAATTGGTTCGCATTGGAGGATTTAACCGGCCGAATTTTATCTCGGTAAATTGGCAGGATGAAAGCATATGGATTGCTGATTATGAAAATAACCAGGTTGCGCGGCTTGATAAAAACGGCGCGGAATTGGCAAGAACATCCGGATTTATCCATCCGGTTTCTGTATCGGCAGATCCTTTTGATTACGGGTGCTGGGTGGCGGATTATGAAAGGAATCAGGTAGTAAAACTCTCGCCGAACGGAAAAGAGGTTATGCGCTTAGCGGGATTTAACCGTCCGAAATGGGTATCGCTTGTTCCAGAGGAAATAAAGCCGGATGGGCCTTATGTTAATGTTTCAGCAAATAAAAACCGGATAGATACGGGAGAAGTAGTAGATTTAAACGTATCCGGCGTCGATTCGAACGGGTATATTCAAAAATATGAAATAGATTTTGAAGGAGACGGCGTTTTTGATACAAGTTTGGACACGGCTGGAAGTATTTCTCATGTTTACGAATCATTGGGAATTTATAACGCGGTTGTAAAAGGGACAGATGACAGCTTTTTGCAAAAATATGATAATGAAATTATCAGGATTGGTAAACTGGTTGTGAAGGCGGCTGCGGATACTACCAGCGGGAACGCGCCGTTAAAAGTAAATTTCAGCGCGGTGCTGTTTGACCCGACGGACGGCCGTGTTGAAAATTATCAATGGGATTTTGACGGGGACGGGATATTTGATTATTTGTCAACCACGAGCGGAGCTATAAGTTATATCTATCAAAATGTAAAAACATATAAGGCGACAGTAAAAGTTACAGACACAGATGGTGCGACGGCAATAGATTCAGTAATAGTTACTGTAAGCGGTTCAGCGCCAAAGGCAAAAGCAAGTGCGAATCCGGGCCAGGGTGTAATTCCTTTAACTGTAAATTTATCAGCATCCGGGACAAGCGACCCTGACGGTTTTATAACATTATACCAGTGGGATTTTAATAGGGACGGCATATTTGACTGGAATTCAGTTTTAAGCGGAGACGCAAGTTGGACATACCTGGAAAAAGGGACATATAATCCGGGTTTAAAGGTAACTGATAATTCAGGGTTGAGCGATTCAAGTTATTGCACTGTTATTGTGAATCAATCTCCTCCAAAGGCTCAGGCAAGCGCGAATCCCGCGAGCGGCAATGCTCCTTTGAATGTTAATTTTAATGGTACAGGAAGTGATATTGACGGAAATATAGTCAAATATGAATGGGATTTTGGGGATGGGAACACATGGAATTCGGATTCCAGCGGGATTACAAGTTATATTTATGATTCTCCCGGGGTTTACAATGCTGTCTTTAAGGCGACAGATAATGAAGGAGGTTATGCTACCGCTTCAATTGTCATCAATGTCTTTCCACCAGGCAAACCTTATGCTTCCGCGAGCGCGTCTCCGGATTCTGGGCCGGTTCCTCTTAATGTTTCGTTTACGGGGACGGGATTAGACCCTGACGGCCAGATAGTCCGATATGAATGGGATTTTGGAGACGGAAACAGCTTGAGTTTGAATACTACAGGGGTTGCAAACCATACGTACGATTCACTGGGAAATTATACTGCTTTGTTTAAAATAACAGATAATGACGGCCTTTATTCAACAGCGAATATATTAATAAAAGCTCAATCCAAACCCGTGGGTTTTATTCAAGCGAACACTATCCAGGGAAATGCTCCTTTGGAAATATCTTTCAAATATTTTGGAACTGACCCGGATGGAACAATAAAAAATTATGAATTGGATTTTGAGGGAGATGACACCTTCGACTTTTTTTCTACTACGGCTGTCAATGTTTCTCATATTTATCAAAATGGCGGGGCATATAATCCTGTCTTGAAAGTTACGGATAACGACGGATATTTTAATACAACTTCTCTGAATATAGCTTGTAACAGGACATTCCCTGTTGTTAAACTTACTGCTTGTCCTCAAAAAGGAAACAGTCCTCTTCCGGTTGTTTTCAGGGCGGAAGCTTCAGACCAGGACGGATTTATAAATTTATATGAATGGGATTTTAACGGTGACGATGTTTATGACACAAGTAGTGCTTTTGACAGCCTGGTTTATGTATATGATTCCGCAGGTGATTATAAATCAAAGGTGAGGGTAACCGATAACGACGGCGGACAGGCTGTGTCTTTAACAAGTATCCGGGTAAACCCGGCAGGTTCACCTTCCGCCCAAATTTATGTTTCTCCTCAGGCGGGCAATATTCCCCTGGAAGTATATTTTGGAGGCACCGGGACCGACCTGGATGGATGGATAACCCAATATGAATTTGACTTTAACGGAGATGGAATATACGAAACGGCATTTAATAGTTTAGCGGTATATGATTCTGTTCAAAATACTTATGAATCTCCCGGGATATATGAACCAAGGCTTAGAGTGACCGACAATGACGGACTGACTGATATGGATGTGGCAAAAATTTTTGTTTCTTCAGCCTCGGTATGGATTGCGGTCAGTGATCCTAACAGTTATAATGGCCAGGTGATTAAATTAGAGGCTGACGGGAAAGAATTAAAGAGATTAAGCGGATTTAAAGGGCCATATACTGTTTCCGTCAATGTGACGGATGGTTCCTGCTGGATTGCGGATTGCCTTAATGATCAGGTTGTTAAAGTGAATTCCGCCGGGCAGGAGTTGTTTAGAATAAACGTTACCCGTCCTTCCTGGCGTGGAACCGGTATTTCAGTAAATGCTAATGGTGGTTCCTGCTGGGTTGCTGCTGAGCTTGAACATAAAATAATAAAAGTAAGCAGTGACGGCCAGGAATTGTTTAGAATTGGCGGGTTTTATTTTCCCCACGCCGTTTCAGTAAACAGCAGTAACGGAAGCTCCTGGGTAACAGATACTTATAATTCACAAATAGTCCAATTGTCTCCTGACGGAGTGGAATTAAAAAGGATAAGTGGTTTTAACAGGCCCAAGTCCGTTTCTGTAAATCCGGCTGACGGAAGCTGTTGGATTTCAAATACAAATAGCGGCCAGGTTGTTAAATTGGATTCAACCGGCCAGGAATTGTTCAGAATAGGCGGATTTAATATCTATTTAGTCGACCTGGTTGTAAATCCGGAAGACGGCAATTGCTGGGTTGCCGACACATATAACAACAGGATAGTCCGATTTGATGCGAATGGTAAAGGTATTCTAAGTGTTCCCGGATTCATCTGGCCGGAAGCAATATGTCCGGATGTTGACGGCGGATATTGGGTTGCGGATAGTTATACAGGTGAAATAGTTAAAATATCGGCAAACGGGACTACACTTTTTAGAAAAGGAGGATTTTGGAAGCCGATGAGTGTGGCTTTTGATCCCGGGACAACAGGATCAAGTTTACCATTGGCAACTGCCTTAATTACTCCCCTTTCCGGCGATAAACCTTTGCCGGTAAATTTTGGAGCATCTGCGATTGACACTACAGCTTCGATTATAAATTACGAATGGGATTTTGAAGGCGATGGGATTTTTGATTTCTCGGCTCCAACTGAAAGTGAAGCAAATACTTTCCATACTTATTCATCGGCAGGCGTGTATAATCCTATCCTTAGAGTAACCAACAGTAATGGTTTGCCGGGGTATGATTATAAGAATATTGTCCGCATAGGCCCCGCAAAAATCGATATTTCACAGGATAAAACAGGAGGGCCGGTGCCCCTGGACGTGAGTTTTTCAGTTTCCGCGTTCAATCCCGCCGGTTTAATATCAAAATATGAATGGGACTTTAACGGAGATGGAATATATGACTGGAATTCATTAACTACAGGGAATATAAATTGGGCATATTCGCAAAGTGGAATTTACCAGCCAGTCATAAAAATTACAGATGAATACGGGACCGAATTTGTAAAATGGGCTTCACAGGTAACAGTAGATCTGTCCGGCCCGGTCCCCGTCCTGAATGTAAGCCCCACAAACGGTACCCGGCCATTGAATGTTCTTTTTAAAATGTGGGGCAGTTATGACTATGATGGAAGTATAACCCTTTATGAGCTGGACTACAATGATGACAATGTTTATGATTGGAACAGCAAAATACCCGTTGAAGTTGGTTATATATATAATTCAGCAGGGACATATTTCCCAACTTTAAAAACGATGGATAATGACGGGTTATTTTCCACTGTGAAGGTTACTGTGACTGTGAATCCTGTTCCTTTAACTGTAACGGCCGAAGCTTCTCCCGTGAAAGGTAAACCGCCTTTAAACGTTTCTTTTTCAGGCACAGCGAATTCGGATTATCCTGCTGCATTATATGAATGGGATTTTGACGGTGACGGTGTTTACGACCGGGTTTCAGATACCTCCGCATCCGCGGATTATACCTATAATACCTCCGGGAATTATAATGCAGTATTCAAGGCATCGGATTCCGGAGGAAGATATGCGACTGCCTATATAAATATTTCAGTTTTACCGTCAGGTAATCCGGAGGCGTCCGCATCCGCATCTCGGACATCAGGCGACACGCCGCTTAAGGTAGACTTCGCAGGGATAGGGACCGACAGTGACGGAACAATTGTCCTGCACGAATGGGATTTTGACGGTAACGGAAGCTATGACTGGAACTCTGGTACAACCGGGATTGCTTCATGGACATATAACAATGTTGGCAGCTATAACGCGGTTTTTAGAATCACTGATAACAGCGGGTTAACGGACACAGCGAAAATATTTGTCTTTGCGGGTGTTACGCCGAAAGCTTTGCCACAGGCATATCCGGGGACAGGTTTTGCTCCTTTAAATGTTACCTTTACTTCAAACGGCTCAGATGAAGATGGAGTAATTTATAATTACGAATGGGATTTTGACGGAAATGGGACATATGATGGATACACTATTCTCCCCGACAAAATATCTTATACCTATAAAATTCCAGGGACGTATCAGGCAAAACTGCGTGTTACCGACAACGATAATCTTAAAGGAGAAGAGTTCGTTACAATAAATGTCCAGGCAGTATCAATACCAACAGTTTCAGCGCAAGCCTCACCGGCCCAGGGCGCTGTTCCTCTGACGGTTTCCTTTTCAGGTTCGGCTTCCGATTCAGACGGAACAATCAAAAGATTCGAATGGGATTTTGACGGGAATGGCTTATTTGACTGGATTTCAGACAGCTCCGCCGCCGTTTCCTATACTTATGAAACTGTGGGAATATATTCTGCCTGTTTAAAAGGGACAGATAATGACAACAATTTTAACACAAGCTCGGTTTTAATAAATGCGACATCCGGCCCGGCCACGGAGATTACCGCCGGCGCGAATCCTTCAAGCGGCACCGCGCCTTTAAAAATTTTTTTTAATGTTACTGCTGTGGATACCGCTTCCAGCATTGCAAGATACGAGTGGGATTTTGACGGAGATGGGGTGTTCGACTGGCTTTCAGACACAACAGGAAATACTTCGTCCACATATACCCTTGCCAATGATTATACCGCCATGTTACGGGTAACAAACAGCAATAATGTTTCAGTCCTTAAATCAATTCCCATTACGGTCAATATGGGTATTACAACAACACTTAGCAGTGAGGCGTTTGATCCTGTCCTTGGTGAGACGATTGCCGTAAATTCCATTCTGGCACAACCCGCAAAAATCACACTTCGCATTGTAGACAGGAACCAGAACCCTGTTAAGACAATAATTTCCAATGTAAGCCGGGACACCGGTTTTTATTCAGATACCTGGAACGGAAGAGATGACAGCGGTAACCTGGTTAAAACAGGCATTTATTTTTTTGTTATCGATTATGAAATAAACGGTAAAACATATTCTTATAATCTTACAAATACATCGGGAAATTATGAAGTGCCGCTTTTTAGTTATCCTGTAAGTTTTTCACCCTATGACGGTAAGATTTGTACTTTACAATATACTTTAGACAAGCCCGCGGAAATAACCCTTTATGTTTTTTGGGCCCCGTCTGCCTATCCGCAATATAAAATTAAGACAATCTGCATGAGAGAACCACAGAAATCCGGGACCTATATAGCCGTATGGGATGGGACAAATAGTGAAGGTATAACTGCCCCACCGGGAAGTTATGTCCTTTCGGCTGTAAAATGGCCGTTGGCTAAAAATGCAATTATCATAAACGGAAGGCCTGTAATTTCAGATATTGCGATGTCCACAGGCTATTTTTCACCAGGCCTGAATCCTGAAATTGAACAGGATAAAAAATTAATTATGCAGTTCAGGTTATCCAAGCAGGCAAACATAAAAGTTAAAATATTGGACGGCATGCAGAGAATAATTGTTCAAAAAGAATTCCAGGGTATGAATAGCGGGCTTAACAACATAAACTGGACTGGAAGAGATGAAAACGGATTTTTATGCGGGAGCGGCAAATACACACTCGGTATCCGTGCGATTGACGCGGCCGGCAACGAGTCGAACTGGATGTATGGGGCAGTGGAAGTGTTTTATTAA
- a CDS encoding sugar transferase — translation MKKRNESIFISLNILFDVIGINLAFLTSYWISFRANLVPVKYIPPSPIMFNNIPVLILINLLWVFIFSIGGMYDQRRGLSKISEFHLILKNVSTVIIILTIGTFLIKTLYDWRLTVVYTWLTNLLYLSIFRFIIIQYRLNSRENGLFLSRTLIIGAGETGVRIAEELKRFPKLGYKIIGFIDNDPGKLHKEINGLKILGNDENLKNIIENESIEEIIISIPPTSHKAIYELLLQLKDTHITFKIVPDFLEVVIGKVKIRHVEEIPLIELATEPVYGWSKILKRTLDISVSLAGLVIFAVPSLIITILIKLDSRGPIFFKQERIGKGGVPFNLYKFRSMIEDAEKHTGPVWAQENDCRITRLGNILRKTSLDEIPQLWCILKGDMSLVGPRPEREFFIQKHPELQNERLLVKPGITGLAQVNGRYHLTIHEKAKYDLFYIRNHSLGLDIKILLKTIIVVLTQHGAR, via the coding sequence ATGAAAAAGAGAAATGAATCAATTTTTATAAGCTTGAACATATTGTTTGATGTCATAGGGATCAACCTTGCCTTTTTAACTTCATACTGGATTAGTTTCAGGGCCAACCTTGTCCCTGTAAAATATATTCCGCCTTCTCCTATAATGTTTAACAATATCCCGGTATTGATTTTAATTAACTTATTATGGGTTTTTATCTTCAGCATCGGCGGTATGTATGACCAGCGCCGGGGGCTTTCAAAAATATCTGAATTCCATCTCATCCTTAAAAACGTATCAACCGTAATAATAATTCTGACAATCGGGACTTTCCTTATCAAAACATTATACGACTGGAGATTGACCGTTGTATATACCTGGCTTACAAACCTGCTTTATCTCTCAATATTCAGGTTTATTATTATCCAATACCGCTTAAACAGCAGGGAAAACGGGTTGTTTTTAAGCCGCACTTTAATTATCGGGGCGGGTGAAACGGGTGTCCGGATCGCCGAAGAACTTAAAAGGTTTCCAAAACTGGGTTATAAAATAATCGGGTTTATTGATAATGACCCCGGGAAATTGCATAAAGAAATAAACGGATTAAAAATACTCGGCAATGATGAAAACCTGAAAAATATTATAGAAAACGAGTCCATCGAAGAAATCATTATCTCAATTCCCCCGACATCACATAAGGCCATTTACGAATTATTATTGCAGTTAAAAGACACTCATATTACTTTTAAAATAGTCCCGGATTTTCTGGAAGTAGTCATCGGCAAAGTCAAGATACGGCATGTGGAAGAAATCCCGCTGATCGAGTTAGCGACCGAACCTGTATACGGCTGGTCTAAAATACTTAAAAGGACACTGGATATATCTGTTTCCCTGGCGGGTCTTGTGATATTTGCCGTCCCTTCTCTAATTATCACGATTTTAATTAAGCTCGACAGCCGCGGGCCGATTTTTTTCAAACAGGAACGTATCGGAAAAGGAGGTGTCCCGTTCAACCTCTATAAATTCCGTTCAATGATAGAAGATGCCGAAAAACATACAGGCCCTGTGTGGGCGCAGGAAAATGACTGCCGGATAACCAGGCTTGGAAATATCTTAAGAAAAACAAGCCTGGATGAAATACCCCAGCTATGGTGTATTCTTAAAGGCGACATGAGCCTGGTCGGGCCAAGGCCTGAACGAGAGTTTTTTATTCAAAAACACCCGGAACTTCAAAATGAAAGATTGTTAGTCAAACCCGGTATTACAGGACTCGCGCAGGTTAACGGGCGATACCATTTAACAATACATGAGAAGGCTAAATACGACCTTTTTTATATTCGCAATCATTCACTGGGGCTTGATATTAAAATCCTTTTAAAAACAATAATTGTTGTTTTAACACAACATGGAGCAAGATAA